Proteins found in one Salvia splendens isolate huo1 chromosome 10, SspV2, whole genome shotgun sequence genomic segment:
- the LOC121751575 gene encoding serine/threonine-protein kinase ATR-like isoform X2, with protein MACFDFARLIRAGRNSEIVPAEKLIQSITFILSEDVEAVPIFRSVAYDSSLGACLQALHSCCSDDVVRSTAADIMRVFSQSMLKTCSLELKAALTSAYVRTVNTCPPCFWKPECLICMLCSSKPNFHLIGCFKVAVSRLGHNVVGMITTPKNHTGLSLAKVNKGESSNGERKRSIQDLESLETKRQKVDDISGPKCPDVFKAVGSFTGAGEKEYADFMCSSLNLLLGFLQPPGENTSSLGTETSLAAICILCIVFSEHPHAELSLCIFQLMFNWISWVFQQVEQGLLFPVDLSIFLEAVHCLLLSRGSLSEESMHMIYGNTDDIGNILRPLLKLPWDNTPSMTESHPLWKAKCFSVRVQSRVECIREHLVDLDIMDLGLQDDEEEVRIEAVTSMPVVVLLSGFAILPHMVKRLEILKGDNSEQVKKTVVLSLGHLTCLHGCYNGSTAFLGAECKLYFTKDNNKEDSPIHRQLQGFWCSKCDMSDTVDDGSCLEVLSPSMLESGSPLICDFMHLQSLFFELLYDQPSEEVQVACVRIIQRILLHGTEDILLKTRSQWVQCIELLLLNKNKNVRQAFGSQIGFFLQEPILEILFSDKDSNKSREQRFMDKIKQALAAAEEPLVFETLLETTATIMKSVDIHSQLFLFSLILLIGQLDSSHVTVRLTASKLIIRSCCLHHTGGLEAILSKVLHARNELYDYLCMRLVNQRKMVEEFSTAVLGVEIEELVKRMIPVVLPRLVVLEHDNDHAQATLYELAKCLNTDMVQLIVNWLPKVLAFALHQAGQELKSALQFYHEHTGSNSQEIFAAALPALLEELICFSDVNDPEEISKRLTRVPTMLRELARILTGSEDLPGFLRNHVVGLLNSIDRKMLHAEDMPLQKQAMRRIEMLIELMGSHLGTYVPKFMVLLMHAINKQWLQGEGLSILHLFLKKLATVSPASTKHVISQVFAALVPFLERDTGNSSSHTGKIVEILEELVVENKVILKQHIREFPTVPNVLALAEVNKVIEEARGLMSLKDQLHDVVEGLKHENLNVRYMVASELSKLLNLKREEIMALFIKEGDSTLDVMSSLITSLLKGCAEESRTSVGQRLKLICADCLGALGAIDPAKIKGFSSIRFKIACSDDDLIFELIHKHLARAFSAAPDTIVQDSAALAIQELLKIAGCGPSLDDSILERTKDKQLMKVGKSSMVNCSDEFGRGQRLWDRFSSYIKEIIAPCLTSRFQLPNVSDSTACGSIYRPSMSFRRWIYLWIKKLTAHATGSRSSIFNACRGIVRHDVQIAMYLLPYLVLNAVCDGTEEARSGITEEILSVLNAAASDSRTTAAHGNNSGQREVCIQAVFTLLDNLGQWVDDVEQELALSQPLQSSNSKQLAIKYKDQNMALLDDSNQVLVQCKHVSELLGAIPKFTLARASFRCQAYARSLLYFESYVWDKSGSFNPASERSCGVFEDEDISFLMEIYSELDEPDGLSGLASLRKSKSLEDHLLINKKAGKWAEVLTSCEHALQMEPAVQRHSDVLNCLLNMCHLQAMVTHVDGLIRRNPQYKKTWCTQGVQAAWRLGRWDLMGEYLTGADEEGLLYSSSESNASFDKGVAKILQAMMEKDQFSVAEKIAKSKQALIAPLAAAGMDSYARAYPFVVKLHLLRELEDFNSLLKGESFLGRRFELDEPEFLSALENWECRLKLTQPSLWAREPLLAFRRLVFSASGLGAQVGNCWIQYAKLCRSAGHYETANRAILEAKAAQASNVHIEKAKLLWNTRRADGAIAELQQSLLNMPIEVVGPAAMSSITSLSVAPVNPPPLLSDAECMNENPDIAKTLLLYSRWIHYTGQKQKEDVITLYSRVKELQPKWEKGFFYMAKYCDEVLVDARKRQEGPTEQSVRVMPSNSALASKNINSEQSWWTYLPDVLLFYAKGLHRGHKNLFQALPRFLTLWFDFGTFYYRSNQQSTKDMKNVHLKIESIIRGCLKDLPTYQWLTVLPQLVSRICHQNEVTVRLVKRIITSVLQQYPQQALWTMAAVTKSTVSSRRDSAAEIIQAARRGSNQGAFNSMFLQFAALVDHLIRLCFHPGQSKSKTINILTEFSALKRMMPVEIIMPTQESLTVNLPSDDANPADSGTSDIFSHSYLPTISGITDEAEILSSLQRPKKVILISSDGKQHPFLCKPKDDLRKDARMMEFNTMINRLLSKNPESRRRKLYIRTFAVIPLTEDCGMVEWVPHTRGLRHILQDIYISSGKFDKQKTNPQIKRTYDQSHGKMPEDQMLKTKILPMFPPAFHKWFLNTFSEPAMWFRARTAYAHTTAVWSMVGHIVGLGDRHGENILFDSTTGDCVHVDFSCLFDKGLQLEKPELVPFRLTQNMIDGLGITGYEGTYLRVSEITLSILRAHKETLMSVLETFIHDPLVEWTKSHKSSGVEVQNPHAQRAISNIEARLQGVVVGVGAAPSLPLAVEGQARRLISEAVSLKNLGKMYIWWMPWF; from the exons ATG GCATGTTTTGACTTTGCACGCCTCATCAGAGCAGGGAGAAACAGTGAGATAGTTCCTGCTGAAAAACTAATACAATCAATAACATTTATACTTAGTGAAGATGTTGAGGCTGTTCCTATTTTCag aaGTGTGGCATATGACTCATCACTGGGAGCATGTCTTCAGGCATTACATTCGTGCTGTTCAGATGATGTTGTCAGGTCAACGGCAGCTGATATAATGCGCGTTTTTTCTCAGTCAATGCTGAAGACTTGCAGCTTGGAGCTCAAG GCTGCTCTTACCAGTGCATATGTCCGAACTGTGAATACATGCCCCCCTTGTTTTTGGAAGCCAGAATGTCTAATTTGTATGCTTTGTTCATCAAAGCCCAATTTTCATTTAATAGGCTGCTTCAAAGTTGCTGTTTCGAGGCTAGGCCACAATGTTGTTGGAATGATAACAACTCCCAAAAATCATACTGGTCTATCTCTGGCCAAGGTTAATAAAGGTGAAAGCTCAAATGGTGAGCGCAAAAGATCCATTCAGGATTTAGAATCATTAGAAACTAAGCGCCAAAAAGTAGATGACATTTCTGGCCCTAAATGTCCTGATGTATTCAAGGCTGTTGGTAGTTTTACTGGTGCAGGGGAAAAAGAATATGCTGATTTTATGTGCTCCTCATTAAATCTATTACTTGGATTTCTACAGCCTCCTGGAGAAAATACTAGTTCATTGGGGACAGAAACTTCCCTTGCAGCTATTTGCATACTCTGTATAGTTTTTTCTGAACATCCTCATGCTGAGCTATCTCTTTGCATATTTCAGCTTATGTTCAACTGGATTTCTTGGGTGTTTCAGCag GTAGAACAAGGACTCCTATTCCCTGTTGATCTATCAATTTTTCTAGAAGCTGTCCACTGCCTGCTGCTTTCGAGAG GGTCCTTATCTGAAGAGAGTATGCATATGATCTACGGAAATACTGACGATATTGGGAACATCTTGAGACCACTGCTAAAGCTTCCTTGGGATAATACTCCTTCCATGACAGAATCCCATCCCCTATGGAAGGCAAAATGTTTCTCTGTTCGTGTGCAGTCCAGGGTTGAGTGTATAAGAGAGCATTTGGTGGATCTTGATATTATGGACTTGGGGCTTcaagatgatgaagaagaagttAGAATTGAAGCTGTCACTTCTATGCCAGTGGTTGTTCTACTCTCAGGGTTTGCTATTCTGCCCCATATGGTCAAAAGGCTGGA AATCCTAAAAGGAGATAATAGTGAGCAAGTCAAGAAAACAGTTGTCCTCTCTCTTGGTCATCTCACATGCCTGCATGGATGCTACAATGGTTCTACTGCTTTTCTGGGAGCTGAATGCAAATTATACTTCACAAAGGATAACAATAAAGAAGACTCACCTATTCATCGTCAGTTGCAAGGATTTTGGTGTTCAAAGTGTGACATGAGTGACACAGTTGACGATGGGTCTTGTTTGGAAGTTCTTTCACCGAGCATGCTCGAAAGTGGTTCTCCTTTGATCTGTGATTTTATGCATTTGCAGTCTTTATTTTTTGAGCTCCTTTATGATCAGCCATCAGAAGAAGTTCAAGTTGCATGTGTAAGAATAATTCAACGAATCCTTCTGCATGGAACTGAAGATATTTTGCTTAAGACAAGATCTCAGTGGGTTCAGTGCATTGAGCTTTTACTTCTTAACAAGAACAAAAATGTGAGACAAGCCTTTGGATCTCAAATAGGTTTCTTTCTTCAGGAACCTATTTTGGAGATTTTATTTTCAGATAAGGATTCCAACAAATCAAGAGAACAAAGGTTCATGGACAAAATAAAACAAGCTTTGGCAGCTGCTGAGGAACCTCTAGTTTTTGAAACCCTTCTAGAAACTACAGCAACTATCATGAAATCTGTTGATATCCATAGTCAACTATTTTtgttctctcttattttactgaTTGGTCAGCTTGACAGTTCTCATGTTACAGTGAGACTGACTGCATCGAAACTGATTATCAGATCTTGTTGCCTACATCACACAGGTGGGCTTGAGGCAATCCTTTCCAAAGTTCTTCATGCCCGAAATGAATTGTATGATTATCTATGCATGAGGCTGGTCAATCAGCGAAAAATGGTTGAAGAGTTTTCAACAGCTGTTCTTGGTGTGGAAATTGAAGAACTAGTCAAGAGGATGATTCCTGTTGTTCTTCCTAGACTTGTGGTCCTCGAGCATGATAATGACCATGCACAAGCAACATTATATGAATTGGCCAAGTGTTTGAACACAGACATGGTGCAGCTAATTGTTAATTGGCTGCCTAAAGTTCTTGCCTTTGCTCTTCATCAAGCTGGACAGGAATTAAAATCTGCGTTGCAATTCTACCATGAACATACTGGATCTAATAGTCAAGAAATTTTTGCAGCTGCTTTGCCTGCACTTTTGGAGGAACTTATATGCTTCTCCGATGTAAATGATCCAGAAGAAATAAGTAAAAG ATTAACCAGGGTACCTACTATGTTAAGAGAACTTGCAAGAATTCTTACTGGCAGTGAAGATCTCCCTGGTTTTTTGAGGAACCATGTCGTTGGTTTGCTGAACAGCATTGATAGAAAAATGCTTCATGCAGAGGACATGCCACTACAAAAACAAGCGATGAGACGGATAGAGATGCTGATTGAATTGATGGGCTCCCATCTTGGCACATATGTACCAAAATTTATGGTTCTTCTCATGCATGCCATCAACAAGCAATGGCTGCAGGGTGAAGGCCTCTCTATACTACATTTGTTTTTAAAGAAATTAGCTACTGTCTCACCAGCTAGCACTAAACATGTTATTTCTCAAGTTTTTGCTGCACTTGTTCCTTTCCTGGAAAGAGATACAGGGAATTCATCCTCCCATACGGGTAAAATTGTTGAGATATTGGAAGAACTTGTAGTTGAGAATAAGGTCATTTTAAAGCAGCACATTCGTGAGTTCCCTACTGTACCCAATGTACTTGCTCTGGCAGAAGTGAACAAAGTCATTGAAGAAGCACGTGGATTAATGTCCCTGAAAGACCAATTACACGATGTTGTGGAGGGGTTAAAGCACGAGAATTTGAATGTAAGATACATGGTAGCATCTGAGCTAAGCAAGTTGTTGAACTTGAAAAGGGAGGAGATCATGGCTTTGTTCATTAAGGAAGGGGATTCAACTTTGGATGTCATGAGTTCTCTGATAACATCACTGCTCAAAGGGTGTGCTGAGGAATCAAGGACTTCGGTTGGACAGAGGTTGAAGCTGATATGTGCAGATTGCCTTGGAGCTCTGGGTGCTATTGATCCTGCCAAAATCAAGGGATTTTCCAGCATACGCTTTAAGATTGCATGTTCTGACGATGATCTCATTTTTGAGTTGATTCACAAGCATCTAGCCAGGGCTTTCAGTGCAGCACCAGATACCATTGTGCAAGATTCAGCTGCATTGGCTATTCAGGAGCTGCTAAAAATTGCAGGATGTGGGCCATCTCTTGATGACAGTATTTTGGAGCGGACCAAAGACAAACAGCTTATGAAGGTAGGCAAATCTTCTATGGTGAACTGCTCTGATGAGTTTGGTAGGGGGCAGAGATTGTGGGATCGGTTTTCCAGTTATATCAAAGAGATAATAGCACCTTGCTTAACCTCaagattccaacttcccaatgTGTCAGACTCAACAGCTTGTGGATCTATATACCGTCCTTCAATGTCATTCAGGAGATGGATATACTTGTGGATTAAAAAATTAACTGCACATGCCACAGGTTCTCGGTCTTCAATTTTCAATGCTTGTCGAGGTATAGTGCGCCATGATGTGCAGATAGCCATGTATCTTCTACCCTACTTGGTCTTAAATGCTGTGTGTGACGGTACAGAGGAGGCACGTAGTGGCATAACAGAAGAAATTTTATCAGTTCTTAATGCAGCCGCCTCAGATAGTAGAACTACTGCTGCTCACGGAAATAATTCTGGGCAAAGAGAGGTGTGTATCCAAGCTGTATTTACACTTCTTGACAATCTAGGCCAATGGGTAGATGATGTGGAGCAAGAACTTGCCCTTTCCCAGCCTCTTCAGTCATCCAACTCTAAGCAGCTGGCAATCAAGTATAAGGACCAGAATATGGCTCTTCTAGATGATTCAAACCAAGTGCTTGTTCAATGCAAACATGTGTCAGAACTCCTTGGTGCAATTCCAAAATTTACCCTTGCTAGGGCCTCATTCAGATGTCAGGCTTATGCTAGATCTTTATTGTATTTTGAGTCCTATGTGTGGGATAAGTCAGGGTCTTTCAATCCTGCTTCTGAAAGGAGCTGTGGAGTCTTTGAGGATGAAGACATATCTTTTCTTATGGAAATCTACAGCGAACTGGATGAACCAGATGGCTTATCTGGATTGGCATCTCTACGTAAATCAAAAAGCTTGGAAGACCACCTTTTGATTAACAAAAAGGCTGGAAAATGGGCTGAAGTTTTGACTTCTTGTGAGCACGCTCTGCAGATGGAACCTGCTGTTCAGAGGCATTCAGATGTCCTCAATTGCTTATTGAACATGTGTCATTTACAGGCCATGGTAACTCATGTAGATGGATTAATTCGTAGGAATCCTCAGTATAAGAAAACATGGTGCACCCAAGGGGTTCAAGCTGCCTGGAGGCTAGGGAGGTGGGACTTGATGGGTGAGTACCTGACAGGAGCTGATGAAGAAGGTTTACTTTATAGCAGCTCTGAGAGTAATGCTTCTTTTGACAAAGGTGTAGCAAAGATTCTTCAGGCGATGATGGAAAAGGATCAGTTTTCTGTTGCTGAGAAAATTGCCAAGTCTAAGCAAGCTCTAATTGCTCCACTGGCTGCAGCTGGCATGGATTCTTATGCACGAGCATACCCATTTGTTGTCAAACTCCACTTGCTCCGTGAGCTTGAGGATTTCAACTCTCTTCTAAAAGGGGAGTCATTTCTAGGAAGGAGATTCGAACTAGATGAACCAGAATTCTTAAGTGCTCTGGAAAATTGGGAATGCCGGCTCAAACTTACCCAACCATCTTTGTGGGCAAGGGAACCGCTCTTGGCATTCAGAAGACTTGTTTTTAGTGCCAGTGGTCTTGGTGCTCAAGTTGGAAATTGCTGGATACAATATGCAAAGCTTTGTCGCTCAGCTGGTCATTATGAAACTGCAAACCGGGCAATTTTGGAAGCCAAGGCTGCGCAGGCATCTAATGTTCATATTGAGAAGGCTAAGCTTCTGTGGAACACCAGGCGGGCAGATGGTGCCATTGCAGAGCTGCAACAGTCCCTTTTAAACATGCCCATTGAAGTTGTTGGCCCTGCTGCTATGTCATCAATTACCAGCCTCTCTGTGGCTCCTGTGAATCCTCCCCCTTTGCTCTCTGATGCTGAATGTATGAATGAAAATCCAGATATAGCAAAGACCCTCCTCCTGTACTCGAGGTGGATTCATTACACTGGGCAAAAGCAAAAGGAAGATGTGATAACTCTATATTCTAGGGTGAAGGAACTGCAGCCCAAGTGGGAGAAGGGGTTCTTCTACATGGCAAAATACTGTGATGAAGTGCTTGTTGATGCCCGTAAACGGCAGGAAGGCCCTACTGAACAGTCAGTGCGAGTGATGCCATCTAATTCAGCACTTGCATCTAAAAACATAAATTCAGAGCAAAGCTGGTGGACTTATCTTCCTGATGTGCTGTTATTTTATGCAAAAGGGCTTCACAGGGGCCACAAAAATCTGTTCCAGGCCCTGCCAAGGTTTTTAACATTATGGTTTGACTTTGGGACCTTTTATTATAGAAGTAATCAACAGTCCACTAAGGATATGAAAAATGTCCATTTGAAG ATCGAGAGTATCATTAGAGGGTGCTTGAAGGACTTGCCAACCTACCAGTGGTTGACTGTCTTGCCTCAATTGGTTTCAAGGATTTGCCACCAAAATGAAGTAACTGTCCGCTTGGTAAAGCGGATAATAACTTCTGTTCTCCAGCAGTACCCACAGCAAGCCCTTTGGACTATGGCAGCTGTTACAAAGTCTACTGTTTCTTCGAGAAGAGATTCTGCAGCAGAGATCATACAAGCTGCTAGAAGAGGATCCAATCAAGGAGCCTTTAACTCTATGTTCTTGCAATTTGCTGCTCTTGTGGATCATTTAATCAGGTTATGCTTCCATCCAGGCCAATCAAAGTCAAAGACAATCAATATTTTGACCGAGTTTAGTGCCCTGAAGAGGATGATGCCTGTGGAAATTATAATGCCAACCCAGGAATCTCTTACTGTTAACCTACCATCAGATGATGCAAATCCTGCAGATTCTGGTACATCAGACATCTTTTCACATTCATATCTGCCTACAATATCTGGAATAACAGATGAGGCTGAAATTCTTTCATCACTTCAGCGCCCCAAAAAA GTCATTCTCATAAGTAGTGATGGAAAGCAACACCCATTTCTTTGCAAGCCAAAGGATGACCTGAGGAAAGACGCAAGAATGATGGAGTTCAATACAATGATAAACCGTTTGCTTTCCAAAAATCCTGAAAGTCGTCGTCGGAAGCTTTATATTCGTACTTTTGCAGTGATTCCTTTGACAGAAGATTGTGGCATGGTTGAGTGGGTCCCTCATACTCGTGGGCTTCGACATATTCTCCAGGACATCTACATAAGCTCTGGAAAGTTTGATAAGCAGAAAACAAATCCTCAAATTAAGCGTACCTATGACCAATCACATGGTAAAATGCCTGAAGATCAAATGCTGAAGACCAAAATCCTGCCAATGTTCCCTCCAGCTTTCCACAAATGGTTTCTAAACACATTCTCAGAACCAGCTATGTGGTTTAGAGCCCGTACTGCCTATGCACATACTACTGCAGTCTGGTCAATGGTTGGTCATATTGTTGGTCTTGGGGATCGGCATGGTGAAAACATCCTTTTTGATTCTACCACTGGGGATTGCGTGCATGTTGACTTTAGTTGCTTATTTGACAAAGGCCTGCAGTTGGAGAAGCCAGAGTTGGTGCCATTCAGACTGACACAG AACATGATTGATGGGCTTGGCATAACTGGCTATGAGGGCACCTACCTGAGGGTTTCTGAGATCACACTTTCAATTCTGAGGGCTCACAAGGAGACACTGATGAGTGTTCTGGAAACTTTCATCCATGATCCTCTTGTCGAATGGACTAAATCTCACAAATCTAGTGGAGTAGAAGTACAAAATCCACATGCACAG CGAGCCATCAGCAACATAGAAGCACGTCTGCAGGGAGTAGTTGTCGGTGTAGGAGCTGCACCTTCTCTACCTCTAGCCGTGGAGGGACAAGCTCGCCGGCTAATTTCTGAAGCAGTTTCCCTCAAAAACCTTGGAAAAATGTATATATGGTGGATGCCTTGGTTCTGA